The following is a genomic window from Pedobacter sp. KBS0701.
TTAACGGAGATGGGGTTATTGATGATAACGACATTGTGGCTATTGGGGCAACAACCCGACCCAATTTTACTTATGGCTTTGGGATGTCCGCAAGCTGGAAGGGCCTTGATATCAATGTGCATTTTCAGGGTGTAGGCAAATCGACATATTTTATAAACGGCTCTTCAGTTTACATGTTCAGTTTAGGACAGAACTGGGGGAATATCTTAACTGATATTGCTAACAGCAATCGCTGGACTTTGGGTGTTAATGAAGATCCCAATGCGGATTATCCACGTTTAACCTATGGCCCGAATGATAATAACTACAGGGCATCAACCTTTTGGCTCAGGGATGGTTCTTATCTGCGTTTAAAAACTTTGGATATCGGTTATTCTTTACCCAAAAGCCTGGTAAACAGGGCACATTTAAACAATGTCCGTTTCTTTTTAATCGGTACTAACCTGCTTACTTTCAGTAAGTTTAAGCTTTGGGATCCGGAGTTAGGAAGCTCAACAGGGAAAGTATACCCGCTTAGCAAAACATTATCAATAGGCGTATCAGTTAATTTATAAGCAATGAAGAATTTGAAAAAAACAGTGGTGGTTTTAGGTATTCTAGGCACAGTTATAATCATCAATGGGTGTAAGAAATTTCTCGATTCCGATTATCTTTTTGATGAAAGGTTAACCACAGAAGAGGTATTTACCAATCCCGATTATGCAAACAGGTGGCTGGCACAAGCCTACTCTTTTTTGGGCAGTAATTATATGCAGGAGGTAAGTAGCAAAAAATCGGTACCCTTTAATTTTGCGGATGATATGTATTATGGTGACGAAAGTGACGGATACAAAAGATGGAAAAACGGACAATACACCGAAAATGGTCTGAACGGTGAGAGCAAAGAAATCTGGAATACTGCTTACAAGGGTATCAGGCAGGCTTCTGTTTTCATCAATAACATTGATATCAATACCAGATTTACTGCAAAAGAAATTGCCGATTTAAAAGGGCAGGCCCGCTTTTTAAGGGCTTATTTTTATTGGATATTGTTGCGTACCTATGGTCCTGTGCCCATTGTACCCAACGAAGGTATAGATTATACCAAAGAATATGATGACATTGCCCAGCCGCGTAATTCCTATGAAGAATGTGCCGTTTACCTTGCTAATGAGCTTGCTGAGGCGGCCAAAGGCTTATCTATCCAACAAGGTATACAACAAGTTGCAAGACCAACCCGGGGTGCGGCTTTGGCGCTGAGGGCGAGGATATTGTTATATGCGGCAAGTCCGCTGGCTAATGGAAAAGCGCCCGCAGAAGTTGCAGCAGCCATGGTAACCAAAGATGGAAAGCCCTTGCTTTCCCGCACCTATGATGAATCGAAATGGGCGAGGGCAGCTGCTGCTGCAAAAGATGTAATAGATTTAGGGCAGTACCGCTTGTATGTGGCCTATAAAAAAGCAACGGGCGATGCCGCTTATCCGGCCACGGTAACACCACCTTTCGACAGTAATTTTTCTAACAGTGCCTGGCCTTCTGGCTGGAGCGATATTGATCCTTTCGAATCTTACCGTGCTTTGTTCAACGGTACGGTACCGGCTTACCAAAATCCGGAACTGATTTTTACCCATGGTCAAAACCAGGGTGGGGAAGGGATTAATGTGCTGGTATTGCATCAGCTGCCCCGGCTAGAAGGTAAAGGTTATAACTCGCACGGTATGACGCAGAAGCAGGTAGACGCCTATTACATGAACAACGGTAGCGATGCACCCGGCATGAACAGCATGTATGCGGGGAGGCAGGGTTACGAAGGCCGTTTCAATTCGGCACCGCGGGCAACAGGTTATGTAAAACAAGAAGAATTGGCCAGTTATCCGGAATTGGGACCCATGGGTGTAGGGGTAAATAAACAATTCGCACGCCGCGAACCCCGTTTTTATGCTTCGGTTTCTTACAATGGCTCTACCTGGAATTTATTGAATGCTGAAACTGTAAAGGATGAAAAGAGTAATGTGCAGATATTTTATTACCGGGGCGACCCTAATGGCTATAAAAATACCTCTTACTGGCCTCGTACGGGTGTAGGTATCAAAAAATATGTCCACCCGGATGATATTAGCAATGTAGCCGTTACCGCTTACGATCAAACCAGGATGAAACAAAAAGTAGATCCTGCCATTCGCTAT
Proteins encoded in this region:
- a CDS encoding RagB/SusD family nutrient uptake outer membrane protein → MKNLKKTVVVLGILGTVIIINGCKKFLDSDYLFDERLTTEEVFTNPDYANRWLAQAYSFLGSNYMQEVSSKKSVPFNFADDMYYGDESDGYKRWKNGQYTENGLNGESKEIWNTAYKGIRQASVFINNIDINTRFTAKEIADLKGQARFLRAYFYWILLRTYGPVPIVPNEGIDYTKEYDDIAQPRNSYEECAVYLANELAEAAKGLSIQQGIQQVARPTRGAALALRARILLYAASPLANGKAPAEVAAAMVTKDGKPLLSRTYDESKWARAAAAAKDVIDLGQYRLYVAYKKATGDAAYPATVTPPFDSNFSNSAWPSGWSDIDPFESYRALFNGTVPAYQNPELIFTHGQNQGGEGINVLVLHQLPRLEGKGYNSHGMTQKQVDAYYMNNGSDAPGMNSMYAGRQGYEGRFNSAPRATGYVKQEELASYPELGPMGVGVNKQFARREPRFYASVSYNGSTWNLLNAETVKDEKSNVQIFYYRGDPNGYKNTSYWPRTGVGIKKYVHPDDISNVAVTAYDQTRMKQKVDPAIRYAEVLLIYAEALNELNGSYNIPSWDGSRTHAISRNISEMKRGIQPIRIRAGLADYAGDVYADPNKFRIKLKRERQIELFAEGQRYFDLRRWTDAPSEESAPVYGYNAYATNAQADLFHTVVETPSLPSIFTLKMWFWPIHYDELKRNKYLTQNPGWTNPE